In one window of Pseudodesulfovibrio sp. S3 DNA:
- the yedF gene encoding sulfurtransferase-like selenium metabolism protein YedF, producing MTEISLDCKDLPCPQPVLKCKDAIERNSPNRLEITVDNDAAKENVSRFMTVQGFTVKTRQEGRNHIITGTREDDGDCAECTVMNDTKIAATDKEKILVFIASDTIGSGDGTLGGNLMFNFLLTLKELDSDLWRIILVNGGVKLAISDNKCMAELARLEESGVSILVCGTCLEFFGLTDKRGVGAVTNMLDVVTSFQLATKTIQV from the coding sequence ATGACCGAAATTTCACTTGATTGCAAAGACCTTCCCTGTCCCCAGCCCGTCCTTAAATGCAAAGACGCAATTGAACGGAACTCGCCCAACAGGCTTGAGATTACCGTGGACAATGATGCGGCCAAGGAAAACGTTTCCCGTTTCATGACCGTCCAGGGGTTCACTGTCAAGACACGGCAAGAAGGCAGGAATCATATCATCACCGGCACCAGAGAGGATGACGGCGACTGCGCCGAATGCACCGTCATGAACGACACCAAAATCGCTGCGACGGACAAAGAGAAAATCCTGGTTTTTATTGCCTCTGACACCATTGGTTCCGGCGACGGCACCCTTGGCGGCAATCTCATGTTCAACTTCCTGCTGACGTTAAAGGAACTGGACAGCGATCTCTGGCGCATCATTCTTGTCAACGGCGGTGTAAAGCTGGCAATATCCGACAACAAATGCATGGCTGAGCTGGCGAGACTTGAGGAAAGCGGCGTTTCCATCCTCGTCTGCGGCACTTGCCTGGAGTTCTTCGGCCTGACAGACAAACGGGGCGTAGGCGCAGTCACCAACATGCTCGATGTGGTAACCAGCTTCCAGCTTGCCACCAAGACCATTCAGGTCTAG
- a CDS encoding pseudouridine synthase translates to MSDASTESIRLNKFIAQCGITSRRGADDLVFSGQVKVNGIIADSPGIKVDPDNDTVTVKGKTIALPGKGRELTIVLHKPVETVTTVNDPQGRKTVLDFLPNDIKKLRPFPVGRLDFFSEGLLLLTTDGELCYRLTHPKFHLPKIYVVTIRGSVQDRAVMIMRKGMVLRDGDKLAPAKVEVSKPVAGTQQIEITLIQGINRQIRRMCEELGMTILRLKRVQQGPIDLGKLKRGEWRELSKEELIALKKAVKLA, encoded by the coding sequence ATGAGTGATGCATCGACAGAATCAATTCGGCTGAACAAATTTATTGCCCAATGCGGCATAACCTCCCGTCGCGGTGCAGACGATCTGGTTTTTTCCGGCCAGGTTAAGGTCAACGGCATCATTGCAGACTCTCCCGGCATCAAGGTCGATCCCGACAATGATACGGTCACGGTCAAAGGCAAGACTATCGCCCTTCCCGGAAAAGGTCGGGAATTGACCATTGTACTACATAAGCCCGTCGAGACCGTCACCACGGTCAACGATCCGCAAGGACGCAAAACCGTTCTTGATTTTTTGCCGAATGACATTAAGAAATTGCGCCCATTCCCGGTCGGCCGTTTGGACTTTTTTTCAGAAGGACTGCTTTTGCTGACCACGGATGGCGAACTCTGCTACCGCCTAACCCACCCGAAATTCCACCTGCCCAAGATCTATGTCGTCACCATTAGGGGTTCGGTTCAGGATAGAGCCGTCATGATCATGCGCAAAGGCATGGTTTTGAGAGATGGAGATAAACTGGCTCCGGCCAAAGTGGAAGTCAGTAAACCTGTCGCCGGTACGCAACAGATTGAAATCACCTTGATACAAGGGATAAATCGACAGATTCGCCGCATGTGCGAAGAACTGGGCATGACCATACTGAGGCTGAAACGCGTCCAACAAGGCCCCATCGACCTTGGAAAGCTCAAACGCGGAGAATGGCGAGAACTGTCGAAAGAGGAATTGATTGCCCTGAAAAAGGCAGTAAAACTCGCCTAG
- the gcvT gene encoding glycine cleavage system aminomethyltransferase GcvT — MKTLATTPLSGWHRENGAKMAPFAGFDMPVQYKGIIIEHNHTRNKAGIFDICHMGEFKLSGSGSKDGLNKIVSHDLNTLAPGKCRYGFLLNQSGGIKDDLIIYCLAEDEYMLVVNGACRQKDFDQIQANLPDGLEFTDISDETGKIDVQGPESLAVLNDLLGTSWNHLKYFSFEKTDCAGFPMIVSRTGYTGELGYELYLPADKALEIWKKLAADERVEPVGLGARDTLRLEIGYPLYGQDLDEDHTPRESGGGFFLKKETNYIGKSGLDKVRESLIALSIEGRRTARHNDEVLLPNGERTGIVTSGSFAPSLGHCIALAYVRAEDEDKDSFIVKTARTEIVAKKAALPFYKDGTARIKID; from the coding sequence TTGAAAACCCTAGCCACCACCCCTCTCTCTGGATGGCACCGTGAAAATGGCGCGAAAATGGCCCCGTTCGCCGGCTTCGACATGCCGGTGCAGTACAAAGGCATCATCATTGAACACAATCATACGCGAAATAAGGCTGGCATTTTCGATATCTGCCACATGGGCGAGTTCAAACTCTCCGGCTCCGGGTCAAAAGACGGCCTGAACAAAATCGTCAGTCATGACTTGAACACGCTGGCTCCAGGAAAATGCAGATACGGCTTTCTGCTCAACCAATCAGGCGGCATCAAAGACGATCTGATCATCTATTGCCTGGCAGAGGATGAATACATGCTCGTGGTCAATGGCGCGTGCAGACAAAAGGATTTCGACCAGATCCAGGCAAACCTGCCGGATGGTCTTGAGTTCACTGACATAAGCGATGAAACCGGAAAGATCGACGTTCAGGGCCCCGAGAGCCTCGCCGTTCTGAACGATCTCCTTGGTACAAGCTGGAATCATTTGAAGTATTTCAGCTTCGAGAAAACCGACTGCGCTGGCTTCCCCATGATTGTCAGTCGAACAGGTTACACTGGCGAACTCGGCTATGAACTCTATCTCCCGGCAGACAAGGCACTGGAGATATGGAAGAAGCTGGCGGCCGACGAACGCGTCGAACCCGTAGGGCTTGGCGCCAGGGATACCTTGCGTCTTGAAATCGGCTATCCCCTGTATGGTCAGGATCTGGACGAGGATCATACTCCCAGAGAATCCGGAGGCGGCTTTTTCCTGAAGAAGGAAACGAATTATATCGGGAAGTCGGGTCTGGACAAAGTCCGAGAATCCCTGATCGCCTTGTCCATTGAGGGGCGCAGAACCGCCCGCCACAACGATGAGGTGCTTTTGCCCAACGGAGAGAGAACCGGCATTGTCACCAGCGGCTCGTTCGCTCCGAGCCTGGGCCACTGCATCGCCCTGGCCTACGTTCGCGCAGAGGATGAGGATAAAGACTCGTTCATCGTGAAAACGGCCCGGACAGAGATTGTCGCAAAAAAGGCCGCACTGCCCTTCTACAAGGACGGCACGGCCCGGATAAAGATCGACTAG
- a CDS encoding outer membrane lipoprotein carrier protein LolA, with product MSKLYIAICTTVLTLAFPLMSMAAEAVAPEDLPDLIQQRYETLKTFRADFVQELTNVASGEVETREGKISFRQPSQVRWETTAPEKELLIVGKEVAWNYIEDEELAIKYSVATLLNSKTILRFISGQANIKEDFVVKTEWAGADEVRSRWGKGFVVLQLVPKEAEPGMVLAFVGVEPATGLLRQVMIVDFYGNGNELRLSNVEVDVNLNPEMFTFVPPEGTQVEDNTEGI from the coding sequence ATGTCTAAATTGTATATCGCTATTTGTACGACAGTGCTGACCCTGGCATTCCCCCTCATGTCCATGGCCGCAGAGGCTGTTGCTCCCGAGGATTTGCCCGACCTGATTCAGCAACGCTATGAGACTCTCAAGACTTTTCGGGCTGACTTTGTCCAGGAGTTGACCAATGTAGCCAGCGGTGAAGTCGAAACCCGCGAAGGAAAAATCAGTTTTCGTCAGCCTTCCCAGGTGCGTTGGGAGACCACTGCACCGGAAAAGGAATTGCTTATTGTTGGCAAGGAGGTTGCTTGGAACTACATTGAGGACGAGGAGCTTGCCATAAAGTACAGTGTGGCAACCCTATTGAATTCCAAGACAATTTTGCGGTTTATCTCCGGTCAGGCCAATATCAAGGAAGACTTTGTGGTCAAGACTGAATGGGCTGGTGCCGATGAAGTCCGTTCCAGGTGGGGGAAGGGATTTGTTGTGCTGCAACTCGTGCCGAAGGAGGCCGAACCAGGCATGGTTTTGGCTTTTGTCGGCGTGGAGCCGGCTACCGGATTGCTTCGGCAGGTCATGATTGTTGATTTTTATGGCAACGGTAATGAGTTGCGGCTGTCCAACGTGGAAGTGGATGTGAATCTGAACCCTGAAATGTTCACCTTTGTGCCCCCTGAAGGCACACAGGTTGAAGACAATACAGAAGGAATCTAG
- a CDS encoding DNA translocase FtsK — protein sequence MVRQRKTIKIGEKGRSNEIVGLFFLFLSAFLFLSILSFSPGDPSFNQAVSSGRKVQNVVGYAGAYCAGFLVETFGMGAVFWPLYFLYLGLIRFVSRLRLSTTRWLGVIGLFIAFEAWAMHPWFSNVPKDAYGLVGSGLFGRSVITKYTLPYLRPVGTFLLWFFVTIISIQGVFGVTWASVWDVLVRAWAVCLERILEWRKQRNERIKAKALERGEDIEEGDTEEDYELQFIDLDAGESDKPQKRELPKPKPQPAARPVAKAPAAPGGLPSVELLTSPPAQRTSQTPEVLQPLADKLKECLNDFNVQGEIQRVVPGPVVTMFEFKPAPGVKVSKIENLTDDIALALRAESVRIEAPIPGKDSVGIEIPNIEREMVYLREIIESKEFVESKSPLTLALGKDIHGAKMVADLAKMPHLLVAGATGAGKSVGINGFLLSLLYKAGPDEVKLLLVDPKRIELAPYAELPHLVHPVVTDMNLAKSALDWAVFEMDCRYEKMAKLGVRNIEGYNKKIVEMGDNVPEEFENMKHMPYLVIIIDELADLMMTAAKEVEMCIVRLAQLARAAGIHLVLATQRPSVDVVTGLIKANFPTRISFFVTSKFDSRTILDAVGSERLLGKGDMLFKPSGGKLKRMHGAYMDETEIAHVVDFWKNAVPQEFELDFSDWSQNPKNGGGPGNVDQTDDPVYDEAVQFVLSQGKASISLLQRRLRIGFNRAARFIEQMEMDGILGPQEGSKPRKVIKPE from the coding sequence ATGGTACGACAACGAAAGACTATTAAGATCGGGGAAAAAGGGCGCAGCAACGAGATTGTCGGGCTGTTCTTCCTTTTTCTCTCTGCATTTCTTTTTCTGAGCATTCTCTCTTTCAGTCCTGGTGATCCGAGCTTCAATCAAGCCGTGTCCTCCGGGAGAAAAGTGCAGAATGTAGTCGGGTATGCAGGGGCTTACTGTGCCGGTTTCCTTGTGGAAACCTTTGGTATGGGAGCTGTTTTCTGGCCCTTGTATTTTCTGTATCTGGGGTTGATCAGGTTTGTTTCCCGATTAAGGCTTTCCACAACACGCTGGCTGGGCGTCATCGGGCTGTTTATCGCCTTTGAGGCTTGGGCCATGCACCCCTGGTTTTCCAATGTTCCCAAAGACGCCTATGGTCTCGTGGGCAGCGGATTGTTCGGCCGGAGCGTCATCACGAAATACACTCTGCCGTATCTCAGGCCGGTGGGTACCTTTCTTCTCTGGTTCTTTGTGACGATCATTTCCATTCAGGGCGTATTCGGTGTGACCTGGGCTTCGGTCTGGGACGTTCTTGTGAGGGCGTGGGCCGTTTGCCTTGAAAGGATACTCGAATGGCGAAAACAGCGTAACGAACGCATAAAAGCCAAGGCCCTGGAACGTGGTGAGGATATTGAGGAAGGAGATACGGAAGAGGATTATGAACTCCAATTCATTGATCTTGATGCGGGCGAATCGGACAAGCCGCAAAAGAGAGAACTCCCCAAGCCCAAGCCTCAGCCTGCTGCCAGGCCCGTTGCCAAGGCACCTGCCGCACCGGGGGGGCTGCCCAGTGTGGAGTTGTTGACCAGTCCTCCTGCGCAACGGACCTCGCAGACTCCGGAAGTATTGCAGCCATTGGCGGACAAACTCAAGGAATGCTTGAATGATTTTAATGTTCAGGGCGAAATCCAGCGGGTAGTTCCAGGCCCGGTGGTAACCATGTTCGAGTTCAAGCCTGCGCCGGGGGTCAAGGTAAGTAAGATCGAGAACCTGACCGACGATATTGCGCTGGCTTTGCGAGCCGAATCCGTGCGCATCGAGGCACCCATTCCAGGCAAGGACAGTGTGGGCATCGAGATACCCAACATTGAGCGCGAAATGGTCTACTTGCGTGAAATAATCGAATCCAAGGAATTTGTTGAATCAAAATCACCTCTGACGCTCGCCTTGGGCAAAGATATCCACGGTGCGAAAATGGTGGCCGATCTGGCCAAGATGCCGCATTTGCTGGTTGCCGGTGCCACGGGCGCAGGTAAATCAGTGGGCATCAACGGTTTTCTGCTCAGCTTGCTGTACAAGGCCGGTCCCGATGAAGTAAAATTGTTGCTGGTGGACCCGAAGCGTATTGAACTGGCTCCGTATGCCGAGTTGCCGCATCTGGTTCATCCCGTGGTCACGGACATGAATCTGGCCAAGAGCGCTTTGGACTGGGCTGTCTTCGAGATGGATTGCAGATATGAGAAGATGGCAAAGCTTGGTGTGCGCAACATCGAGGGATACAATAAGAAAATAGTTGAAATGGGTGACAATGTTCCCGAGGAATTCGAGAACATGAAGCACATGCCGTATCTGGTCATCATCATCGACGAACTTGCTGATCTCATGATGACCGCAGCCAAGGAAGTGGAGATGTGTATCGTCCGCCTGGCCCAATTGGCGCGTGCTGCGGGTATCCATTTGGTATTGGCTACCCAGCGGCCCAGTGTTGATGTCGTCACCGGTCTTATCAAGGCGAACTTTCCCACACGAATATCCTTTTTCGTGACTTCCAAGTTCGATTCCCGCACCATCCTCGATGCCGTAGGGTCTGAGCGGCTTCTCGGCAAGGGAGATATGCTCTTCAAGCCGAGTGGCGGCAAACTCAAACGTATGCACGGTGCGTACATGGACGAGACGGAAATAGCGCATGTGGTCGATTTCTGGAAGAACGCCGTCCCCCAGGAATTTGAGCTCGACTTCAGCGATTGGAGCCAGAATCCCAAGAACGGCGGGGGCCCTGGCAATGTTGATCAGACGGATGATCCTGTCTATGATGAAGCGGTACAGTTTGTGCTGTCTCAAGGTAAGGCGTCCATTTCGCTTTTACAAAGGCGGCTCAGAATTGGTTTCAACCGTGCAGCCAGGTTTATCGAACAAATGGAAATGGACGGTATCCTCGGGCCCCAGGAAGGCAGCAAGCCGCGCAAGGTTATTAAGCCGGAATAA
- the efp gene encoding elongation factor P: protein MISTKDFRTGLKIEIDGKPFEIIEFQHFKPGKGGAMMRTKLRQMMTGQVLDKTFRSGEKVDKPDMAMTEMQYIYKEGDNFVFMDLATYEQMHVPGTNVGEKGGYIKEGDTVKVLLYNGELIGVDLPANVSLTVAQTDPGVQGDRVSNATKPATMETGLQVNVPLFINEGDTIKVDTRSGEYLGRE, encoded by the coding sequence ATGATATCGACCAAGGACTTCAGAACAGGTCTGAAGATCGAAATTGATGGGAAACCATTCGAAATAATTGAATTTCAGCACTTCAAGCCCGGCAAGGGCGGTGCAATGATGCGTACCAAGCTTCGCCAGATGATGACCGGTCAGGTGCTGGATAAGACCTTCCGGTCTGGTGAAAAAGTCGACAAGCCCGATATGGCTATGACAGAGATGCAGTACATCTATAAAGAGGGCGACAATTTCGTTTTCATGGATCTTGCCACATATGAGCAGATGCATGTTCCTGGAACCAATGTCGGCGAGAAGGGCGGTTACATCAAGGAAGGGGACACTGTGAAAGTGCTCCTGTACAATGGGGAGCTGATCGGTGTGGATCTGCCCGCCAACGTCAGCTTGACCGTTGCCCAGACTGATCCCGGCGTACAGGGCGACCGTGTCAGCAATGCCACCAAGCCGGCCACCATGGAAACCGGTCTGCAGGTCAACGTGCCGCTCTTCATCAACGAAGGCGACACGATCAAGGTGGATACCCGTAGCGGAGAGTATCTTGGTCGCGAATAA
- a CDS encoding lysophospholipid acyltransferase family protein, whose product MKIPFDFDKLSPFLAWVFRMWSRTIRYEFFGNSQNLLEQKKQGQALIIALWHGEIFPITGISEKANSNLVIFVSQSKDGEIIARVLEKLGHATVRGSSTRGGVKALLQAKRLMIKENRMAVFTIDGPKGPRHKAKDGIIFLAQRAEAKIIPVRAYPLRKKVFEKSWDRFIVPFPFTRCPLYIGDPMEVTTEKLDKEVLKRERARLEERMSSLGPQEKRDA is encoded by the coding sequence ATGAAAATACCTTTTGATTTCGACAAGCTGTCTCCTTTCTTAGCCTGGGTGTTCCGGATGTGGTCCAGGACAATCCGTTACGAGTTTTTTGGTAATTCACAAAACTTGTTGGAACAGAAGAAGCAAGGGCAGGCCTTGATTATTGCCTTGTGGCACGGCGAAATATTTCCGATTACTGGCATAAGCGAAAAAGCGAACTCGAATCTCGTGATATTCGTCAGTCAGAGTAAGGACGGTGAGATAATCGCGCGCGTTCTGGAAAAGCTGGGGCATGCAACCGTGCGCGGTTCGAGTACCCGCGGCGGGGTCAAAGCCCTATTGCAGGCCAAGCGACTTATGATCAAGGAAAACCGCATGGCGGTTTTTACCATTGATGGTCCCAAGGGGCCGCGACACAAGGCAAAGGACGGGATAATCTTTCTGGCCCAGCGGGCCGAGGCGAAAATTATTCCTGTCCGGGCCTATCCATTGCGCAAAAAGGTTTTTGAAAAATCCTGGGACCGATTTATTGTGCCTTTTCCTTTTACCCGTTGTCCCCTCTACATTGGCGACCCCATGGAGGTGACTACGGAGAAGTTGGATAAGGAAGTGCTGAAGCGGGAAAGGGCACGTCTGGAAGAGCGCATGAGCTCACTTGGGCCACAAGAAAAAAGGGACGCTTGA
- the yihA gene encoding ribosome biogenesis GTP-binding protein YihA/YsxC has protein sequence MNRTIELVKTIYEIKQLEECSEVQIALAGRSNVGKSSLVNRLAGRKALAKISSKPGKTRSLNYYRVNPDGYYLVDLPGYGYAKCSKTERDKWAKLIAAYMNNNPQLKAVAVLLDSRLTPQKIDMELTAYLRSLGIPVIPVLTKADKSKQRELAQLQNQWKDILQQERLPILFSSKTGKGEDKLWDTFSEYAGMPSDTPEP, from the coding sequence ATGAACCGAACCATTGAGTTAGTCAAAACAATATACGAAATCAAGCAACTTGAGGAGTGCAGCGAGGTGCAGATAGCCCTTGCCGGACGCTCCAATGTAGGCAAATCGTCCCTGGTCAACCGTCTGGCCGGTCGCAAGGCACTGGCCAAAATCAGTTCCAAACCCGGGAAAACGCGCAGCCTGAATTACTATCGGGTCAATCCGGACGGGTATTATCTGGTTGACTTACCAGGCTACGGATACGCCAAATGCTCCAAGACCGAGCGCGACAAATGGGCCAAACTCATTGCGGCTTACATGAACAACAATCCGCAGCTCAAAGCCGTGGCAGTGTTGCTCGACTCCCGATTGACACCGCAAAAAATCGACATGGAATTGACAGCCTACCTTCGCAGTCTGGGCATCCCCGTGATTCCGGTCCTGACAAAAGCGGACAAATCAAAACAGCGTGAACTGGCGCAATTGCAAAACCAGTGGAAAGACATCCTGCAACAAGAGCGTCTCCCGATTCTCTTTTCCAGCAAGACCGGCAAAGGTGAAGACAAACTCTGGGATACCTTTAGTGAATACGCCGGAATGCCGTCAGACACGCCGGAGCCGTAG
- a CDS encoding type II 3-dehydroquinate dehydratase, which yields MGKLNILILNGPNLGHIGKRQPEIYGSQTMDDMPTLLEQVMGDKAAEVTMTHFQSNSEGGLIDRLEQARKEQVDGVVFNAGAYTHTSLAIADCLAWIGVPCVEVHISNIWARTDQPLRQQSIMGERCIGVIAGFGILGYALGVQALYERLATE from the coding sequence ATGGGCAAACTCAATATTTTGATACTGAACGGCCCCAATCTCGGGCATATCGGAAAACGGCAACCTGAAATCTATGGTTCACAAACCATGGATGACATGCCGACGTTGTTGGAACAGGTCATGGGCGACAAGGCTGCCGAAGTGACCATGACGCATTTTCAGTCCAATTCCGAAGGCGGCCTGATTGACCGCCTTGAGCAGGCCCGGAAAGAGCAGGTGGACGGGGTGGTATTCAATGCAGGAGCTTATACACATACCAGTCTGGCCATTGCGGATTGCCTGGCCTGGATCGGGGTTCCATGCGTGGAAGTGCATATCAGCAACATATGGGCGCGGACCGATCAGCCGTTGAGACAGCAGTCCATCATGGGCGAGAGGTGCATCGGCGTTATTGCCGGTTTCGGAATTCTGGGTTATGCCCTCGGTGTCCAGGCGCTGTATGAGCGTTTGGCGACTGAATAA